The Uranotaenia lowii strain MFRU-FL unplaced genomic scaffold, ASM2978415v1 HiC_scaffold_612, whole genome shotgun sequence region AGTCCAGATCGGGTAGAATTAAATTTCCCAAAATGCCTAAACACTCAACGGTGAACTCTTCATCGTCACATTCGGTCAGAATCTTAGCCAAATCTCCGACAAAGTCCtacgaaaatttaagaaaattctgtAGAATGAAAAACTAGACAAGTTTCCAAAAAACTCACAACAAAATGCATTCTTAGCGATTCATGTAGCGAAATGTTGCGtatcattttcatcatcagCGTGTCCTGGTACTTAAACGCCCGCGACATGAGATTGTGCAATCGATTGTTTTCGATCATCATGGCGGCGTTCCGTTTGTTTAGCGCTAAATTTATACCCAAAGCGATGAGGTCCGGGTCCGACTTTTGGTTCAAATTCAACAGCAACATGTCGGTCACGACCGGTACACAGTCTGTGTAAGTAAACATCGATTTAATCTTATCGTCCAAGCTCATGTGGTACAGTATCTTGGTGACTATCTCGTGATGCTTGTCGTCACTAAGAAGGGTGACTAGCTTCGGTAGGAAACCCACACGGATCATTCGAGCCCGTAGCCGTGCATCGAACGATAAATTGAACAACAGTTTAAGCGTCACCTGAACGAGATCTTTCTGCGACTGCAAAAGACGCGGGAGCTTCTCGACGATGTTCAGCTCGTACATTTCATCTTTATTGTCTCGAACGATCGAAAGTTTCTTGAGGAAGGTTACGACCAAAACGAGCAGGTCAAAATTTTGTCGCTCGAGAGCCTTAAGTAAcatttttacaatgttttttttgcgcATCTTCTCTTCCAGTTTTACGTTTTCAGCAATATTGAGAAGCAGGTAGAATGCCACCCTCAACAGTTGTTCCTGTTTCTTtgcgaaaattttaaactgcttGTTGATTTTGTCATAATCATCTTTCTGCTTCTTTGGGTCCGGTTTTTCGGATTCCGGCGATTGATTATTCAAACTATCATTCGAAGCGGTCGTTTCTTTGGAAAGCTGCTCGTGATAGCTGTTGTTCATGTTGTGCGCCTTGACCAAGGACGAACTCATGTTACCATGAAAACTTGCCCAATTTCCGGACTTTGGTCTTTGCTTGAGTTCTGGGATCCGTCTCCGGGGTGGCTCCATCTCCTTTGGTTTCTCTTGATCAATGATCGTATCCAAATACTCGGCACTCTTGTTGACCTCTTTCTCTTTTTCCTTTCCCTTTTCACTGCAACCTTTGCGAGCCTCCAGATCGTTCTTCATCTGATCATATCTCCTTAGTTCGTAATCGATTACGTCCATACATAACGATCCAATCTAAAACAGAAGAAGTAATTAATCAGTTTTATCCATCAATTAACTCTCATCACCTTCACTCACCTTATAATTAACGATCACCGTGTGGAAATTGGTGTACGTCGAAAAGCAGAAGAATATGTAGATGATGTTTGTAGACAAATCCAACGAACGGCGCCAATCCTCGCGCAATACCCGTGAGAGAGCACTCAGAACGGCTTCTGTGGTAaacgaaaagacaaaaaaatggtacttattagaaattttctttattggcGCCTTAGGAAACCCccgaacatttttacattaggCCAATAGGCAACGCGGTCAAGTTCAGCTTTTCTCGGCGATCGCAGAAATTTAACAACCTCCCTCCTTCGCAATAATAAATCGATCTATTGACTAAAAAAGCCCGCGCGCGCCTTGGCGGTTAAATATTCATTATCGATAGTTTTGTTTTGTCCGAAAGTTGAAATTCACCCCCGCCTGCGGAATTATTGCTCTGGTGGTGTATTGCAGTTTCGGGAGTATTATTATAGCCTCCCAATAAATTTTCACACATCTGTATTTGGGCACTTTACGAGAGATTTATTGGACACTTTCCTGAGCCTGAGGTGCTAGACTCCGCTGACTCGGTTCAATTGATCTTGTAACTGTCGGTCGTCGGCAAAAATTTGTGCGACATTGTTGGtatattttttgcctttctattTCACTCGGAATTGAAATGGCCGGCTTGGAGTGATATCCAGAtcgatctatttatttttttaagttatggGTCAAATGATCTTATGAGTGTTAGCCCCATAACACCTCATTAAACTAATGATACGATTGTGCTTCCAATTTACAGTAGGTGACGTAATTGAGGCTTATGTTACTCATAATGCTTGAAATGGTCTTTCGTTATTCGATTTATGTTCGATTTTACTAAGTTATGTTTGGCATTACAACCTATTAAACATAATGATCCATGTGCTCGGTATTAGTCGTTTAGTTTGACGAGTTTCTTACAGTGTTGATATAAGATCAGTTCGATGTCGTTTAACGAATTGAAAGGTTGTTAAAATAACCCAAAGATTAGAGATGTGAACCGAGATGTCTATGTAAGTTTTACATTTATTCATaaaaactttaagaaaaaagtaaacTCGAACCTTTGAACAGAACCTCGGAAAGTGAAAGAGCAAATTATGAAATGAGAGCACAATGTATGGAGTAATAGCAACAAAgctaaaaaacataatttagcGATAATGAATCTCATACAAACTAAATCGTCGAAGCCAGTAGCTAGTAGCCTACGAGTGTTCAATGAAAGCACGCATAAATTATCTTTTTTCGCCATCAAATACCTACTTCCTCCGCTCTACACTGACTAATAAAACAACCTGCACACGCTTGCCTAAGCCAGTTgtattactttttttctttcctccAAACTAACACACGTGGGTTTCGTCTCGTCAATAAAAACAGTTCAATTATAACTGATATCTATACACCATAAACCGTTGCAAAAGTTGTTTTCTTTCCTGTTATACATAATGTGACCATTTCCCGCGCAACCACACACTCACCATTCTTTTCCAACTCGCCCAGATTGTCTGGATCCCTTGCCAGTTGGAGGATCAGCCTGGAGCCTTTAATCTTCTCGGGCAGATCCTCGTAAAGCAGCTCGATGTACTCGTCGATCGCTCGGATCGAGGCCTTTTCCGTTTCGCTCGAATCGACCTTGCCACCGGCACCGCCGATACCCCCACTGCTTCCTCCGCCGCTGCCACCGCTGGCCCCGGAAGAGCGGGATGTGGTTCGTTGGCCACTACCGCCGCTGGCTCCGATGCCGCCACTTCCACTGCCAACGCCGCCGCCACCGGCCGTCGGTGTTTCGACATTTTTGCGATTCTTCAAATAGTAGATGATCTGCTCGATGTCCGACAGTTGCGATTTGTGAATGAGGTCACACTTTTCGACAACCTCGCGGGCCAAGACGGCCGGGTCCGTTTTGGCGTTGAGCGATTTGAGGCGGATGATCCGTTGGCAGTCCTAGTGGAAGAAAACAGAAACGTTTTTAAAGGTGATATTTAgcattttaattatatttgttgaagatgtaaaattaaaatttgttaaaattttgtctcgTTCAGTCGTGTTGTAAAAGAAGGTAATTAATATACCTTTTTTACTATCGCAGCACCAAAGCATACATATTTCATAAGCGTTCACCTAAACTTGAGCTTTTGTTGTAGGTTTGTTTCGAATTTCAAGACGTACACATAAATTCCGACATTCCGACGTTAAAACATTCTACGGGCATTCATTCCATAGCGATTCATCTTAAATTAACGATCGATGGGCCTTTCTACAAAAGATCCTGTTTCTGCATCGAATTCACTTCTATTCATAGCAGAAACATCGCAAAAATAGAGGAAATACGCTACAATTGTTATGAGAACCCACTTTTTTGTATAAATGCACCGTTAGTGAACTTTCTAGTTCCATTTGGAACTTCTTTGCAACTTGATTGGCTCCAAGTTTTCATTATACAGAGCAGAAACATATCTGCATGCAAATCTTTCAGATGTACGACCGAGAGAACAACACTGCACCACCCCATCCCACTTTTGATGACGACATTCCTCTGCTGTCTAGTGCAATCTAACTTAAACATCGAGTTTGGTTTAGGAAACGGCTGGATGTCGCTCTGGTTACAacttggcattttttttttttgagaatcttttagtgtatttgtttatgccgagtgttgcactagtgttgcactggtgcaccactaggtgctgtcaaactgtttgtttattcggacggtgttgcactggttttgacctgtcggagttatgcttacggacggtggcccaccgataattttgccagtgttgcgagagagcgtgtgagtgagggaggtagcaatacactggcgacgatttgtgtttgtttttatcgggtacggtggaacactccacgagtggagaaaacaaatacagtatttgTTGGTCGTTGTTTCTTGTTACAGCAGCCGAAGAGATCAAACGCGATAATCAATGTGGAGCTTCTAAGTTGATTCGGGCGAAATTGCTCCGGGAATTTAAGAACTGGTGCAAGCTATGAAACAGACGCTCGTTCAGCAGATAAAGGGTTCTCACGTCTCGCACGAAGGACCGAACGCCAAGCTTTTAAACAAGGAGGTGTATGGACCTTACGGGGACCCGAAACGAGAGAGGGCAATTATCGGGAGACTTGAAGGCTTAAACAAGCAGCTAGGGCCAGCAGCATTCGAGAATGGCGATAAGTGGAACACCGATTTGTCCACATGAGTTAAGTTGAGCAGTCATTCGAATGATCCCAACATACTGCAATCGGCGAACATTGAAAGTTAGATAGATGGTTTCTAAACATAAGTTGATGCAGGATGACGTTTTCGACGGGAATCATCAGAGTCGTAGCGAAGTTGCGGCGTGTACCGCATAGACGTTTATCTAGGATTAGCGACACTCGATCAGTATATGACAAGCAGAAGTGCGGTCCTCGAGTTATCTCGAGAAGAGGTCGTTGAGAGAAAGATATGCATGAGTTAATGATGAAGCGGCCCTTCAGGGAGTAGGTTAGGTAGTACGAActcacttaaaaaaatcaaagttaatCTTTATATGTGAAATGGGTAAACTTGGCAGAGTAAATAAAACTTTCTACAAAACTTGGACAACTCGTTTAAAGCGAGATATTCGTTCCTGCAGTTACCATTTCTATTACTCTCATGGAGACGCTGAAAAGCTACAAAGATGACCGAAAAATTACAAGTCTGTAGTTTTAATTCTGCATTGGACTGCATTGATAGAAATGAGGCCGAGTTCTTTTGAGAAAATGAGTTTCTTGGATAATCAAGTTTTATGTACTAACTTAAATTGTTGATCTTATTTCAAATCCAttgacatcatcgacgtcagatcatgtcgaggcgccaacatcgagtcagaccactatctggtggtggtgaagatgcgctcaaaattctccgtagtgaacaacatacgaaaccgacgaccgcctcggttaaatatcgtaCGACTGAAGTAACCTGAGATCGCAGCAGATTACGCGCTATCGCttgaagcagcgctgccggtaGAGGGCGAGCTGggcgaagcccctctcgaggactatTGGGATaacatcaagacagccatcaacagcgctgcggagaacgtcatcgggcatgtggaacgaacacgatggaacgactggttcgacgaggagtgtaggagggtgatggacgaagaaaacgcggaaagaggcacccgtcgaaaagtggaaaatcaccgacagcgagtccgaattttccaggggAAAAAGTGCCGCCTGGAAGAGGACGAGCTCGAatagctggagcagctgcatcgttcccaagaaacacgaaagttatatcagaaactcaacgcatcccgcaaaggcttcgtgccgcaagccgaaatgtgccgggacaaggacggaggcatcctgacagACAATCGCGAGGTGATAacaaggtggaagcagcacttcgatgaacacctgaacggcgcacatgcaggagaccaaGGCGGTGGGGGAAGCTACAACGCCGGCGTAACCAACGACggagaggagccactcccaacgatgagtgaagttaaggaagccattcgtcaGCTGAATAACAACAAATCGGCTGGGAAGGACGGCAACGCAGCTGAACTTATCATAATGGGCCCGTACAAATTGGCCAATTGCCTACACCAGTTGATAGTCCGGTTCTGGGACACAGAGCAGCTGCcagaggagtggaaggagggggtaatatgccccatctaccgTGCATCAcatcaatgccgcctacaaagtgttgtcccgaatcctactacgctgcctaacgccacaagcaaacagattcgtgggaagtcatcaggccagCTTTATGGAGGTAcagtcaacgacggaccagatctttacaaatgccgtgaacaccaaatTCCTATGCACCATCTATTcttcgacttcaaagccgcatgcGACACGGTCGACCgggacgagctatggaaaatcatggacgagaacgactTTCCGGGAAGCttaccagactgatcaaggcgacgatggatggaacgcagtgctgtgtgcggatttcgggtgaattgtcgagttcattcgaatcgcgcagggggcttcgacaaggcgatggtctatcctgcatgatgttcaacgtggcgctattTAAAAGGTGTttttcgacgagcggtgggcgaaatgcggagCACGATTTTCAACGGATCCAGTcgacttatctgctttgccgacgacattgatatagtcggcagatcaactGCGGCGgtgcaggaaggattgggttaatgattaatacgtacaagacgaagtatatgctggcctgcggatccgagacagACCGAGCCCGCTTgcccagtaataacaaggtcacgatcgacggcgacgagctggagatagtcgaagactttgtctatctcggctcactggtgaccgcagacaatgacaccatattgctcgaagaggacctgcgcacactcggagtattcgagcgacgagttttaagaaccatctttggcggcgtgcaggagaaagGAGTGTGAGGCGAAaaatgaaccacgagctcgcgcgactctacggcgaacccagtatccagaaggtggtgaaggctggccggatacgctgggcaggacatgttgcaagaatgccggacgactgttctgcaaaacaggtgttcgctgccaatccggtaggaacaagaggagcaaggggcgcaacgagcgaggtggttagaccaagtggagcgtgatctggcgaatgtgggctGCCCGAGAAGTTGAAGAACAGTTGCCATGAACCGaatgaattggaggaatattgttcatcaggttatgtcgtgagaccgaataaataaaataaataatttcaaatccaaattgagaGGAATAATAGAAAGTTGATGAaatagaatatttaaaataaacttagtTGGAATACTATAAAACttagattttcaatatttcctGTAATCCGTTAATATTACCAAAAATGCTATAAATTCGTAGAGGATCGATCGTCAGCGATCGAAATGACCGAAGTTTGTAGATTTGGCTATTTAGAATGATTAAGCGCGAAATAGAATGGAACAAAAAGAAGACCGTGAGTAAAAATTATCGCCATTACCTGATCTTTCCTATTTGGCCAAAGATAAcctcccagacaaccatttggtgggtatttcgaatttgcaacactaacatacgtgcaaatatacgtgtaaacatatcgtatttAATGcggcaaaaccagtatatacgtataattttggaggccatatagctacattagcacacatattcttgatttggattgtattgtcgtaataaaatcatgcaatcaatttaaatacgatatataatatgcatgggccgcacattgtaggtgcagatatacgaaaatgagtttaaataacattctatacgaaataatctgtaaaataaaatacgacttctggttttCTGGGCTATGCAATCTAAAGTTACACTTTGCTGACATCCGAGGTGTGTTAATTGgacttcaaaagtttaaaatgaaGTTTCCTGTGTTAACAGTAAAAGACGTACAGCAACATTTGGTGAttattttatgaattaaaaagtatgccagaaaaacaaaaatgttcaactttttttagacaaaaaaaggGTATTATATTTATTGCATACATGAGATGAATCATGCGTTTTCgtaatttcctttaaaaatgtcaagCGATATTCGTAGTTTTGCGCTGCACATGTTCTATATAATATTCCCAACACTCGGTTTAAAAACCTCCTGAACGATATTCCATTAATCACTAGCTGTGAACAGGCTTCTTAACAGATCACAGGTCGCACCAAGATCAAGTTCAATCATCTTTTCGAATCGCGACGAccacaaaaaaatcttcaccTGTTTCCGAGCATTCTACATACGACACACGGTGGAGTCTGCTATGGGCTGAGATATCTGTGCCCCGACTTCCTTATAAACATAACTGGTTCACCTCGATGTGCAGCCGCAAAACAAAATAAGTGCGACCTTGGTCCGGTACAAGCACCTGCTCCGTGTATGTGTTGTGTTGTTATGGGTCGAGATTTGATGCTCTCGAACTAATGGGTGCCGCCGCCAATAATTCTATatcgtctgtctgtctgtcctatTATGGGCTTTAAGAGCTTTAAGAGAGGCTGAAACACATGCGATTGCTATTTGTATTCTTGCTATTATTTGAGCCCAAATGTTTAAACTGTCCAAATTTGTTCAGACCTCGAAGGGTCACCCACTCTTTCTTGCGCAGCACATCAACACCCCCAAAAATGTTTGCAATTGTCATCTTGAGTCTAGCAACCCAGAACAAACATCTGACTCATCGTCTTCTCTATAATAATGAGCTAAGGGGTACCTActcttttgttttttgttcaatAGATTTTCAAGAAGCTTTTTGACACTTATATGAAGAATTGTGGGCACGGGTTGCTTACCTTCTTGTCCTCCAGCATCGGATCACCGGGTTCACCGAAGACGGCCGCCTCCAGCTTGTAGTTGACGATGAGGGCTTTCTCCGTCGGATGCGGCTCGATGGTGCCGCCCTTCCATCGTCTGCGTACCGTTGATGCGGTTGTTGGTGCCGGATTTTCAAGGCAACGTGAACGCGAACGACGATGACGATCCATAGAGCAGCACCGAAGTCGTGAAGACGTAGCCGTAGACAAGTTGTTGtcgatgaagtttttttttattattttcgataGTTTGAAGCAAGTGTGTTGAAGCGATTGGCAAATTTACAACAAACCATCAAACGGGCGGCAGTACAGAACGATGACATAGGAGGGGGTGGGTGAGATGGTAGTTTATCCGAGGTGGGCGCGGCGGGCGGTTTTCGAGAATAGAGACAGGGGTGGAAAAATCAATAACCACCTAGAGCTTCGGTACACTGAGTGGCACATTCGAACTACTTTGCACAAGTTAATGGAACCTTCTTGTAGCACTAGgcttttacttttacttttgatcttatcaaaaattgttttctataaTAATTGAAATGAATAGGTTATTACaatattcatcactttttttcgGAACCAAAcgatgatattttttccaaacaatTAATCACCCAGTGCTCACATTCCATCAACTTGCAAAGTActgatttttcatttgattgtgaTGAAAACTAGGGGATTTCATAATCGCGTTACTAGAACCGAAAATTGTCCACCTTTTCCGGAGAAACTCACTTTTTAATGTACTTGGCGTCTTCGGATTGCATTGGGTGCTGCTGCTGGCCACTGCTGGCGGACGTCAGTGGTGacgactgctgctgctggtgggaTGATGATCTCAGTGCCGTCACAATATAGTACAGATAGTGGACCGTGAaggaaaataatgttaaaccTGCGATCCAGTGGAAAATGCTAGCCAGCATACAAATCCACAACCATCCGTATGTCGCTTACCACACACCGTTGTTCGTTTACgcttgttacttttttttatctccgtCCCCTGACCCAAAACACTTTACTAAACCGAACCACTAACAACTGCACACGGTTGGGTTGGATGTTGGTCGTGAGAGAGGTGGGTGAAGAAAAAAGAATCTTCCCTTCCTGAAGCGAACCGCGAAGAAGAAGCGAGCGCTCCGTCTGCTCCGTCGTCGCGCTGTTTCGGCAATGACGAGGAGAGTACCACGGATTGGCTCTGATACCCCATGATAGGGCACTCAGGCCGAACAGGCCCGTAGCACATGGTGCTCGATCGTGACGGTCTTTAAAAAATAGGTTTCCGCAACAGACCGATATTCGTTCACCATACGTTACTGATAACGATTTA contains the following coding sequences:
- the LOC129760454 gene encoding kinesin-associated protein 3, which encodes MLASIFHWIAGLTLFSFTVHYLYYIVTALRSSSHQQQQSSPLTSASSGQQQHPMQSEDAKYIKKRWKGGTIEPHPTEKALIVNYKLEAAVFGEPGDPMLEDKKDCQRIIRLKSLNAKTDPAVLAREVVEKCDLIHKSQLSDIEQIIYYLKNRKNVETPTAGGGGVGSGSGGIGASGGSGQRTTSRSSGASGGSGGGSSGGIGGAGGKVDSSETEKASIRAIDEYIELLYEDLPEKIKGSRLILQLARDPDNLGELEKNEAVLSALSRVLREDWRRSLDLSTNIIYIFFCFSTYTNFHTVIVNYKIGSLCMDVIDYELRRYDQMKNDLEARKGCSEKGKEKEKEVNKSAEYLDTIIDQEKPKEMEPPRRRIPELKQRPKSGNWASFHGNMSSSLVKAHNMNNSYHEQLSKETTASNDSLNNQSPESEKPDPKKQKDDYDKINKQFKIFAKKQEQLLRVAFYLLLNIAENVKLEEKMRKKNIVKMLLKALERQNFDLLVLVVTFLKKLSIVRDNKDEMYELNIVEKLPRLLQSQKDLVQVTLKLLFNLSFDARLRARMIRVGFLPKLVTLLSDDKHHEIVTKILYHMSLDDKIKSMFTYTDCVPVVTDMLLLNLNQKSDPDLIALGINLALNKRNAAMMIENNRLHNLMSRAFKYQDTLMMKMIRNISLHESLRMHFVDFVGDLAKILTECDDEEFTVECLGILGNLILPDLDYSQIIHNFNLIPLIRNMLVPGKYKDDLVLETVVFLGTCASDESCAMLLCKADVILSLIELLKAKQEDDEMVLQIVFVFQQVLRNESTRVYMIKETESPAYLIDLMHDKNAEIRKVCDFCLDIIAITDNEWASRIKLEKFRNHNSQWLSMVETQEETDDIQDYGPIDDDDGDLPAYLASDYLDQCMLYQSGESNDDGESNNNRSTSAMSNYSRPMSRYSRDFEDFEVVT